One Brassica napus cultivar Da-Ae chromosome C4, Da-Ae, whole genome shotgun sequence genomic region harbors:
- the LOC125585849 gene encoding uncharacterized protein LOC125585849 — protein sequence MEKLQFPALDITGTNYISWVTNVELHLESLSLSQSIKENNTSTPQENAKSKDITLPPARDEWQSLRFQDFDKVMNYNSAVLGIVAKLRYCGEIITESQMLEKTYTTLHKSHITLQQQYRLRGYTKFSELIVALLIAEKNNELLIKNHMTRPTGSKPFPEANALDAKKPVKENKTFRGRGRGRQNYRGRGRKYNPQDRKSFQWVRSEQSPKGREHQGNISQ from the exons ATGGAGAAGCTCCAATTTCCCGCTCTAGACATCACCGGTACCAACTACATTTCATGGGTTACAAATGTTGAACTTCATCTTGAATCTCTTAGTCTATCCCAGTCCATTAAAGAGAATAATACTTCAACGCCTCAAGAAAATGCTAAATCG AAAGACATAACACTTCCACCTGCTCGGGATGAATGGCAGAGTCTGAGATTCCAAGATTTCGACAAAGTGATGAATTACAATTCTGCTGTGTTAGGAATTGTGGCCAAATTGAGATACTGTGGTGAAATAATCACCGAATCTCAAATGCTTGAGAAGACATACACCACATTACACAAGAGCCACATCACCCTGCAACAACAATACAGGTTGCGGGGATATACCAAATTTTCGGAATTGATTGTGGCGCTTCTCATAGCAGAAAAGAACAACGAACTTCTGATCAAGAATCACATGACTCGTCCAACTGGTTCTAAACCATTTCCTGAAGCAAACGCATTAGATGCGAAGAAACCAGTCAAGGAAAATAAGACCTTTCGGGGTCGCGGTCGTGGTCGTCAAAACTACCGTGGACGTGGACGAAAGTACAATCCACAAGATAGGAAGTCATTCCAGTGGGTCCGCTCTGAGCAATCCCCTAAGGGAAGAGAACACCAAGGAAATATCTCCCAGTAG